DNA from Dama dama isolate Ldn47 chromosome 5, ASM3311817v1, whole genome shotgun sequence:
gaaaacaaatgtttttcttgcAGCAACAAAGGCAGCAGAGGAAAGGCTCCTCTACCTTTTCAACACGTTTTTTCATAATACACAGGCCTCCACAAAGCACCTAGTAAGAAAGCCAAAGatgttgcatttcttttaaaataatttaaaatatattaaattttccaAAGGCAGATTTTGTTTGAATGAGGTGTCTTGATTAGATAACTCTACACCACTGAAGGAGAACAATACTTTTAAGGAGCTAGTTGTGTTTAGGGGCAGAGTTGAGACTGGCTGATGAGTCCAATGAGTTGAAGCAGTCAAGTCAGATCTCGTACAGAAGAAAATCAGCTGAAATGATGACAACACCAATTCTTCACACAATTAAGAAGAGACATCTTCACAACTGTTGGAATTGAGTACTATGGTTTTTAGATACCATTGAAAAACACACAGCTGTACCTTAACATCTGTTgaggaaatacaaataaatatgctAACTGCAAACAACTGACAGATAACTCAGTAGCCACTGGAACAGTCATGCATTTGAGGAATACGTTCTGTATAACCTGACACACAAATTTGTCGCCTCTGGCACATGCacaccattatttaaaaaaaaaagccaagtctAGTGTCTATCAGGAGCATGGCCTCTTGAGTCACCTGGACTTGAGCTGAGGAATGCCTCCCACCAGACATCTCTACGACACCTGTCCTGCGGGCCACAGGGGAGCGGGGGGAAGGAGAGCCCTTGCTCACACCAGAGCCGCTCTGACCAGCAGGACAGAACTTCACCAAGGCCTCTTCTGCATCTGGATCAGTGACAGACACTTAGCAGAAGCCACACTCCAGTCAAGGGAGTGGGAACTTCCCTGCTGCCACAGAGGCGTGAGGCCCAGGCGCTCCTCTCAGTGAAACAACTCCTTAACTGCACTTGGAATCAAAATGACCAGAGGGCCCAACGCGGCTGTGCGTAAGTAGGGAAAGGTCAGGCTCCATCACTGTCCCTCTTCTATGACTGACACTCGTGTGTCCTGGGGAAGAGACCCTGGCGGCTCCACTGGAATCTGGCTTTGCTACATTCTGTTCACAGCTTCCCAAAGAGAAATTGTATTTCAACCCAAGGCCAGATGTTTGGCCCATTATTCCACCTACTCCTTTGTCGGGAAGATTTATCCTGCTACGAAGAACACAAGTAAGACTACGGAGACTGGCTTAGAAAGTCCTGTACGTGAGgaactctttcattttcttggggattggcAGTGCTAGCACTTGGTATGTTGTGAGGAAACTTCGAAGGGCTTTCCGGCATAAGTGCTTCAGTGATGACAGGACCCGAGGAGCCGTCCAGAACTGGACGTGGCCATCCCTTGTCCTGAAATGAAACGAAAGACAGGCCTAGGAAATGTCTTTTCACTGTGATAGTTATTAATGTTTCTACTGACTTGCACTGGCAGGAGACTGCAGAGAACAAAATGCAACCTGGACCTTGGAAATACATGTAGAGGCTGTGGTGCTGAATAATTAAGGCTGCTGAGAGTATTACGAGAACTCTAGACACCTTTGATTCCAAAGTGCTATCTCTGGGAGTGCAGGCCTTTATAAATCATACTATGATTTCAAATGTAATGGGGCAGTGCCACTTACTGAATTATAGATGTTCCCTGTAAGGTGGTCTCTGCCCAAAATGGTTTCCCATATAAATTCTGCatcattttaatttgtttccttGCAGACTTGGCCTCTTAGGTAGCATGAATTGTAGATCTTTCATTACATTTAGGTTAAATATTAAAAGTGAATGATAAACTATACTGGTAAAAGTGAGTATTAGAATTTTACGTAATTTCAGATTTCCTTAAAGCCTTCCTCATAGGCAAGAAAATTCTAGatgctttatttccttaaaaagctaCAAGGAATACTCAGCAGAAATCGCTACCCATCTGTTCAGCTAACAGATACATACCCTGTGGCAATAACTCCACCATGTGGAAAAAATGTGCAGCAAAGACCATTGGTCATAGGAGCAAACGCAATCGGAGTCTTCAATTCCAGGGCCCAGAtcctgaggagcctggaggagaatgggacgcATCAGTAGGCCTGAGGTCAGACCCCGAAGGTGATGGTACAAGTCCTTTCAAGCACTTGGCTCTGAGGCTGTGTAAAGAGGTTTCTCTTCATTACCTGTCATCTGCCACCGTGGCGAGGTACAAGCCTTCGGGGGAGAAGCACACAGATCTCAGGGAGCTGATGTGGACGTCACTGTCATCCATGGGGGGGTTGAGCTGGGTGTGGCTGAGGAGAAGGACACAGGACAGTAGGTGGGCCTGGAGTCTCGGCCACCCTCCACCCTTCAGTGTTCATCCCCAGGCAGGAGGCCAAACTGCCTTGGCCACAAAGAGGTTCTAGACATGTCTTAGACCCTGTGTGAAAAACCTGGGGATCTGCAGACTGGGTAAAAGACAACTGGAAACAAGCGCATTTCATAGCCCCAGTGTCTCATGGAGAGGGCTGAAGAGTCACCAACACTCCCTGCACTAATTTCCTTATGCAAAGTAGGTCAACCCTCACTTTAATGCCCCAGTACAAACTGAAAGTCTTTTCTAGGCTAAGATATGTGATAATTATAGGACTACCTATTATTTGCTTCAGAAAACAACAgagacaaaggggaaaaggagaccAAGTTGGTGAGAACATGAAAACTCACTTTGGAAATAACAGTTTCAATAAGAGGATCATTCTGAACCTGTTACTACAGTTATTagtaaatggaaagaaagagtCACTGTGAGGTTTCATAACGCCGAATCCAAGCAATACAGTGAGCTTCTGATCACAGGAGACTTGAAGGCACTGGGGGCTCATTTGAGAACTTCACTGACAAACACTGCTGCACACCAGTGCCTCAGAATAAGCAGGACCACACTGTGTCCTGCACCAAGATAGGTTTCTCATTGGTCACCCCACCAGGAAGCTGAAGCAGGGGAGCAGTCCTTACTGGAGTGATCGCAGCCGCTCGCCGGTGTAGGGGTCCCACATGATCACATTGGTATCATAAGAAGCCGTGACAAGCAAGGCAGAGTCGGGGGAGAAGTCACAAGACACCACGCTGCTCTGGTGGCCCTCTAGCTTCCGGATTAATGTGTAGGAACGCATGCTCCACAGAAAGACCTGTGGGAAGAGCAGGTGCCCGGTCAGACAGCACTCAGGACATGACCAGTAAGGGGAAGGTACAGCCCTGCCTCTCCTGGCTCTACAGCCAGGGGAAGCCAAGCTCTCCACCCACTCGTCTACCTTTCTTCCAGAGCGTGTCATTCGGGCTTAAATAAAGTGACGGGTCTGAATTCTTGAGGTGCCTAAGCAAGGGACATGCTCAAGACGCTTACTTTAAGGGAGATCAATTGACTGACCTCAGGAAGATGGCTGCCAACCTGTGGACACACAGAAGCAGGTTCTGCTTCTGAGCTCTCTTAGCAAGTAGGGCAATGCCTGCTGAAGACCTAAGCCAGTGGCTATCTTGCCCTTTCACTTAAACCCAAAAACAGGGGTCAGAGGGGAATTCCAGGGAACCCAACAGAGCCATCTAACACCCCGCTTTGGTTTACAGGACTACAGAAATCTGCCCCAGAACTGTAGGTCTGACCTAGCTCATTACTTAAAACTTCTGAGAATCAttaaaagaatgattttttttctttcctttaagaaAACTCTCACTTTCAGCTAGTTCCAAACCTCAAATCAATGATTAACCTCCTGGGCTGTACCAAATAGTGGACTCTTAACTTTCCCAAGTCAGTCATAGCAACCAACAGCCTGATGCAGATACAAAACTCAAACGGTTTCCAAACTGTTCCTGGGTTTCCAGTACTTTTCTTATAATAGATAGGATATCAGGACAAAGTTCAAGAAGGTTCTGTatgttttatgatttgaaatgCAAATTCTAATCAGATGGATTCAGATTAGATGGTTCGAAGGAAATATGGATCCAAGTGTGGGTTGCAACTTTTAAAATCTTAGACTCTGAGGGggaaagacatttaaaaagcaCCACTTTCCCATCTTGTGAAGGCCAACGGCCCTCCAGTAATGGAGCGGGTCCATGTCACAGTGCAAATCAGAAGGAAGGCATGCAGGAGGGGCCTCAGTGGGCAGCACGGCTCCCGCTGGGGCAATTTGCAGGCAAGTTTCAAGGACACTAGCTCACTTACTCTCTCACACACAGGCCTCCACATCTCGTGGAACTGAAACAACACAGCTAAGATCACCCCTAGTTTGAGACTCACCGATTTCTCTCCGGCCGCGGAAcatagcatgctgcagtctggtGAGATGGAGCAGCAGTAAACCCACTGCAGGTGGCCCGATAACACCTGAATCTGTTTACCTGGCAGAGAAGGGGGAGCACACGGTTAGCCAACTCCCAGAACCACAAGGCAGGAAGCCCAAAAACCAGTGCTGGTGGCCCCCTACCTGCTATATCCAGCGGTTCTCCAGCAGCTGAGCCCACACGcccccctttttatttttatttggaagatAGTTGCTTTAtattattgtgttggtttctgccatacatcacatgaatctgccacaggtatatgtatgtcccctccctcttgagcctccctcccaccccaccccaccccctctggATGGTCACAGAGCATAGGTTTGAGCTCCCCGAGTCATTcagaaaattcccactggttatctcTTCTACGTATGGTATGTGTATGTTGCCATGTTCCTCTCTccactcatcccaccctctccttcccccgctgtgttcacaggtctgttctctatatctgcatcttcactgctgccctgcaaatagattttatcagtaccgtctttctagatttGGGCTCCTTTTGTAATGCAGAGACATGACAAGACTTGTCATTTAAATGCCTGAAACCTATTAATGTGACATTATAATGCCCAAGGGAAATCATTATCAACTGCTTCACCAAAATCCACAAGGTCAATGGGATAAGGGCTCCTTTTATAGCAGACTATTTTTTTCAGGTCCCCCAACCACCTGGATTACTCTGAAGCATCCTCCCAAATTTGAGACCTCCAATTCTCTGTCATCCATGCTCTGTAATGGTTTCCCCCGGTCACAGGATCCCACTCTCCACACCTCGCCAGGATGAACGGATGAGCAGTGATGCAGGGTCATTAGGGCCACGTGCTCTGAGGCAGGCAAACTTGGGCCTGAACCCT
Protein-coding regions in this window:
- the WSB2 gene encoding WD repeat and SOCS box-containing protein 2 isoform X1; translation: MLSPAPEEPLLLAELKPGRPHQFDWKSSCETWSVAFSPDGSWFAWSQGHCIVKLIPWPLEEQFIPKGFEAKSRSSKNETKGRGSPKEKTLDCGQIVWGLAFSPWPSPPSKKLWARHHPQVPDVSCLILATGLNDGQIKIWEVQTGLLLLNLSGHQDVVRDLSFTPSGSLILVSASRDKTLRIWDLNKHGKQIQVLSGHLQWVYCCSISPDCSMLCSAAGEKSVFLWSMRSYTLIRKLEGHQSSVVSCDFSPDSALLVTASYDTNVIMWDPYTGERLRSLHHTQLNPPMDDSDVHISSLRSVCFSPEGLYLATVADDRLLRIWALELKTPIAFAPMTNGLCCTFFPHGGVIATGTRDGHVQFWTAPRVLSSLKHLCRKALRSFLTTYQVLALPIPKKMKEFLTYRTF
- the WSB2 gene encoding WD repeat and SOCS box-containing protein 2 isoform X2; the encoded protein is MEAGEEPLLLAELKPGRPHQFDWKSSCETWSVAFSPDGSWFAWSQGHCIVKLIPWPLEEQFIPKGFEAKSRSSKNETKGRGSPKEKTLDCGQIVWGLAFSPWPSPPSKKLWARHHPQVPDVSCLILATGLNDGQIKIWEVQTGLLLLNLSGHQDVVRDLSFTPSGSLILVSASRDKTLRIWDLNKHGKQIQVLSGHLQWVYCCSISPDCSMLCSAAGEKSVFLWSMRSYTLIRKLEGHQSSVVSCDFSPDSALLVTASYDTNVIMWDPYTGERLRSLHHTQLNPPMDDSDVHISSLRSVCFSPEGLYLATVADDRLLRIWALELKTPIAFAPMTNGLCCTFFPHGGVIATGTRDGHVQFWTAPRVLSSLKHLCRKALRSFLTTYQVLALPIPKKMKEFLTYRTF